The following proteins are co-located in the Pseudomonadota bacterium genome:
- a CDS encoding sigma-54 dependent transcriptional regulator, producing MAKILVVDDEPGVRGSLAAVLAAEGHEVEQATSGEQARDHIQGGAFDVVLTDLKMRPVDGMAVLQHVKEVSPWTEVFVVTGHASLPTAVEAVRSGAYDYIDKSSTPPAELVVKVDKALDSSRVRRELAQFRRQNRERYGIESIIGSSQPIRDVLQRIRRIAATDTTVLITGESGTGKELVARAVHTYSQRADRPFISVNCAAISETLLESELFGHVRGAFTGAVSTRKGLFEEANGGTFFFDEIAETPPSFQAKLLRAIQEGEIRRLGDSKAYTVDVRVIAATNQDLQLAIQEKRFRQDLYYRLNVARFVLPPLRERPEDILLLAQYFVDNFNRKAHARGQIRLAPEVLEYLSSYRYPGNVRELENMIEQGVALAENETVRLVDILPPELGSYPPEPAGSEAPQPEAARLDAPKPPSPESGRANMSLKQVRDEAERRHIEYALGEVNGSREQAAKLLGLSPTTLWRKMKRLGID from the coding sequence ATGGCAAAGATCCTCGTAGTTGATGATGAGCCAGGCGTCCGCGGCTCCCTTGCCGCCGTGCTCGCCGCCGAGGGCCACGAGGTGGAACAGGCCACCAGCGGCGAGCAGGCACGTGATCATATTCAAGGGGGAGCCTTCGATGTGGTCTTGACCGACCTCAAGATGCGTCCCGTGGACGGGATGGCTGTGTTGCAGCACGTCAAGGAAGTATCTCCCTGGACGGAGGTGTTCGTGGTCACGGGGCATGCATCCCTTCCAACAGCGGTCGAGGCCGTGCGGAGCGGCGCCTACGACTACATCGACAAATCGAGCACTCCGCCCGCAGAACTGGTCGTGAAGGTGGACAAAGCACTCGACAGCAGCCGTGTTAGGCGTGAGCTGGCCCAGTTCCGCCGTCAGAACCGCGAGCGATACGGTATCGAGAGCATCATCGGTTCGTCGCAACCCATTCGGGATGTCCTGCAGCGGATCCGGCGGATCGCGGCCACCGACACCACGGTGCTAATCACCGGAGAGAGTGGCACGGGCAAGGAACTGGTTGCTCGAGCGGTTCACACTTACTCCCAACGCGCAGATCGCCCCTTTATCTCGGTGAACTGTGCGGCCATCAGCGAGACCCTGCTGGAAAGCGAGCTGTTTGGCCACGTAAGAGGGGCTTTCACCGGCGCAGTCAGCACGCGTAAGGGTCTGTTCGAGGAGGCAAACGGTGGCACCTTCTTCTTCGACGAAATAGCGGAGACACCGCCGTCCTTTCAGGCGAAGCTGTTACGAGCGATTCAAGAGGGTGAGATACGCCGCCTTGGGGACAGCAAGGCCTACACCGTCGATGTCCGTGTGATTGCTGCGACGAACCAAGACCTGCAGCTAGCGATTCAGGAGAAGCGCTTTCGCCAGGACCTGTACTATCGTCTCAATGTCGCGCGTTTCGTGCTCCCCCCCCTGCGCGAAAGACCGGAGGACATCCTGCTGCTCGCGCAGTACTTCGTGGATAACTTCAATCGGAAGGCGCACGCCAGAGGGCAGATCCGCCTCGCTCCCGAGGTGCTTGAGTACCTCAGCAGCTATCGGTATCCAGGCAACGTTCGCGAGCTTGAGAACATGATCGAGCAGGGCGTGGCGCTCGCGGAGAACGAGACCGTACGGCTGGTCGATATCCTGCCACCTGAGCTTGGGTCATACCCTCCAGAACCAGCCGGTTCGGAGGCCCCGCAGCCCGAGGCAGCGCGGCTCGACGCTCCAAAGCCGCCGTCCCCCGAATCGGGTCGCGCCAACATGTCGCTGAAGCAAGTGCGCGATGAGGCGGAACGCCGGCACATCGAGTACGCGCTAGGTGAGGTCAACGGCAGCCGTGAGCAGGCTGCCAAGCTGCTCGGGCTCAGCCCGACGACGCTGTGGCGGAAGATGAAGCGACTCGGGATAGACTAG
- a CDS encoding HD domain-containing protein has product MILRDPVHGLLAFEGDAERVVTALLQSREVQRLRHIRQLGLTSLVFPGAEHTRFAHALGAAHVMLRLLARLRALGSQLPAPERPDREAERDALAAALLHDLGHGPFSHLFEDVVPEARSHEAWTHEIISDSGTQVHRALRGLDPGMPERVTGLLGGHHRSGYLARAVSGTLDVDRCDYLLRDSHMTGVRYGLYDLDWLLHGFCFARAGVEGTWVIAIDGRKGLSAIEEFFLARQFMYQQVYHHKSTRAAETLIRAILKRAAGLVRAGECRLQVPPAVKAAALGEKASLGDYLDLDDVQLLACFRSWRRGSDPVLADLTARLAERRLPKTLDLPEDDKLWREALVSARSLAQERGFDPELTVWLHVASDVPYLEPDDRSSAGLWVAQAGGRVQRLGQASFLLGELRNKPIVRPLLIVPAELRSELKLLVESS; this is encoded by the coding sequence GCTCGCCTTCGAGGGGGACGCAGAGCGCGTGGTGACGGCCCTGTTGCAGAGCCGCGAAGTACAGCGCCTAAGGCACATCCGACAGCTGGGGCTGACCTCGCTCGTGTTTCCGGGAGCCGAGCATACCCGGTTCGCCCACGCGCTCGGTGCCGCCCACGTGATGTTGCGGCTGCTGGCTCGGCTGCGCGCGCTCGGCAGCCAACTACCTGCCCCAGAGCGGCCGGATCGGGAAGCGGAGCGCGACGCGCTGGCCGCGGCGCTGCTGCATGATCTCGGGCACGGACCGTTCTCGCATCTGTTCGAGGATGTGGTTCCCGAAGCACGCAGCCATGAGGCTTGGACGCACGAAATCATCTCGGATTCGGGAACGCAGGTTCATCGCGCGCTGCGCGGCTTGGATCCTGGTATGCCCGAACGCGTCACGGGCCTGCTTGGGGGCCACCATCGGTCGGGGTATTTGGCGCGTGCGGTCAGCGGTACGCTGGACGTCGATCGCTGTGACTATCTGTTGCGTGACAGTCACATGACGGGGGTGCGCTACGGCCTGTACGACCTGGACTGGCTGCTGCACGGTTTTTGCTTCGCGCGTGCCGGGGTGGAAGGTACGTGGGTCATCGCGATCGATGGTCGCAAGGGCTTGTCGGCGATCGAGGAGTTCTTCCTCGCTCGTCAGTTCATGTATCAGCAGGTCTACCATCACAAGTCCACCCGAGCGGCGGAAACGCTCATTCGGGCGATCCTCAAACGAGCCGCCGGGCTCGTTCGTGCTGGCGAGTGCCGGCTGCAAGTTCCCCCTGCGGTCAAGGCCGCGGCTCTTGGCGAGAAGGCTTCGCTGGGCGATTACCTCGATCTCGACGATGTGCAGCTGCTGGCCTGTTTTCGCTCCTGGCGGCGAGGATCCGATCCGGTGCTTGCCGACCTCACTGCCAGGTTGGCCGAGCGTCGCTTGCCCAAGACCCTGGACTTGCCCGAAGACGACAAGCTTTGGCGTGAGGCGCTGGTTTCGGCTCGTTCGTTGGCCCAAGAGCGCGGGTTCGATCCGGAGCTCACGGTGTGGTTGCACGTGGCCAGCGACGTGCCCTATCTGGAACCGGACGATCGCTCCTCAGCCGGATTGTGGGTTGCACAGGCCGGCGGACGCGTGCAGCGACTGGGACAGGCTTCTTTTCTTCTTGGGGAGCTGCGCAACAAGCCCATCGTGCGACCCTTGTTGATCGTCCCGGCAGAGCTCCGCAGCGAGCTCAAGTTGCTTGTCGAGTCGTCATAG